In Vreelandella piezotolerans, one genomic interval encodes:
- a CDS encoding ABC transporter permease produces MNRQPRLLAAGYAAMLCLLVALLLSHHVWLGDTTFHMQFEARLMPPSATHWLGTDALGRELWARTLAGLALSFWVGLSAALLGTLIAVSLASLAMLSSTLDALVSLLIDTLLSVPHLILLLLIAFALGGGTQAVIIAVALTHWPSLARVLRAELLSVRHAPYVAMSKAFGKPHGFIVWHHLLPHLLPHCLVGALLLFPHAILHEAALTFLGVGLDPTQPAIGVLLADAMRYLTGGYWWLGVFPGLGLLLMVLAIGRFAALLRQAL; encoded by the coding sequence ATGAACCGCCAACCGCGCCTACTGGCAGCAGGCTACGCAGCAATGCTCTGCCTACTGGTGGCACTGCTGCTCAGCCACCATGTCTGGCTAGGTGATACGACTTTTCACATGCAATTTGAGGCGCGCTTAATGCCTCCTAGCGCCACCCACTGGCTGGGAACGGATGCGCTGGGCCGGGAGCTATGGGCACGCACGCTGGCCGGTCTTGCTCTGAGTTTTTGGGTAGGTCTTAGCGCCGCACTACTAGGCACGCTGATTGCCGTAAGCCTGGCGAGCCTAGCGATGCTGTCATCAACGCTAGATGCCCTGGTCAGCCTGCTGATTGATACGCTGCTAAGCGTACCGCACCTGATTTTACTGCTGCTGATTGCCTTTGCCCTCGGCGGCGGAACCCAGGCAGTGATTATAGCGGTCGCACTGACCCACTGGCCCAGTCTTGCCAGGGTGCTGCGCGCAGAGCTATTGAGTGTACGCCATGCCCCGTACGTAGCCATGTCGAAAGCATTCGGCAAACCCCACGGGTTTATTGTGTGGCACCACCTGCTGCCCCATTTACTGCCTCACTGCTTGGTCGGCGCACTGCTGCTGTTCCCCCATGCCATTTTGCATGAAGCCGCTCTGACCTTTTTGGGCGTTGGCCTGGACCCAACCCAGCCCGCCATTGGCGTACTACTGGCCGACGCCATGCGCTATCTCACTGGTGGCTACTGGTGGCTTGGCGTGTTTCCGGGGCTGGGCTTACTGCTCATGGTGCTGGCCATTGGGCGTTTTGCGGCCCTGCTGCGCCAAGCGCTGTAA